Proteins found in one Penaeus vannamei isolate JL-2024 chromosome 29, ASM4276789v1, whole genome shotgun sequence genomic segment:
- the LOC113808958 gene encoding uncharacterized protein yields the protein MSQNPAKKAGPSALNEKVCDKLRDLFENGHSPATAFDALKHDLHLQEGKNYMRAKADKDNFPDLHYCFRLYDVLSVGEDRGLSNLKLKRNVEALVEEFNKAEGEVCAAVKMTKKDSVVVALCTPLMKRVHIHLDNCGEVCFLDTPNASFSTDCQPYFLISHSIAGGLPLGVAIINKVNEDTLFEAFELLKTILPINAFGGRNLLGPKIVLTRRSQLEQNSLARAFPLVTTIVCCFHLIQSVWHSILLKNVRSDEHRARMMKLLKNMVHANSQAEMYQRMMDMVDDSVVSQYPSFKMYVINEVYGCREDWFDRWEKHVNLRSTYYKHILTHSRQVLGDKIMHRCRTYNIPRLFHFFMTRLDSYYRHRLEGIIHKKILMQSYKYMPIETLLDHDQSVKLNEDYYVVTTKDSMTEKYSLDVFACVCSCNVGRKGGPCQHQASVICKYNLFSFIPHLKYDVNFQKSMKYIATGHDLLPKYKLPYHFVMDSAQLISIREEPIFIDVEEESLLVACADDVTPVDEECDMMEIIDDLNVDSSCEDPLQISGMEEDPECLIVEDILARDDCISPTPPAVRDKVILPDDSITDVLEQIEGNEQQPVSESLILCPTTENDTSEHREISCASSPVRDQPIDELPISCENVEVLEPIDDMNLFLDLANSMEEIPEKERNTSPEPMSDVTEYSEDIDMVAINNLDDSVHVSDNTFQSSEPLFVDVEMEVSRDYLQSPEPNCNEVSDSGTDVPSEQVTGMAEVTDPLGTLPSPEERLSLAIKAVNEEKRMKRSKNPARDVLKKFRAACQKIIEKAEGNRVLLLPALSIFAKFTEKIATDLQLALALYKFAGFIDGTDVGQHPTQQENHTLEAEERQRQLLMRLERESTMRPRKKRGNSEEEQPGHQSSIWIELPQTQQHQQEGQQQQQHQQEGQQQQQHQQEGQQQQQHQQEGQQQQQHQQEGQEQQQHQQEGQQQQQHQQEGQQQQQEPQQEQQQQQEQEHQQEQEQLQQEQKQHQHQHQHQHQQQHQQQLQQQHQQQQQQHHHQQQQHQQQQHHQQQQQQHQQHHHQQQEQQQQQQQQQQQQQQQRQQQLNDNITYGSTHITVLKKNSTLDAKTVYVTYECHTDPVTPHICVFLAPVSFVIKKGIHAPKKTYSESVGEQEITREKEGNARENDNAFCVNTDQSEIHREEIRNSSETSQLVLGKEPLQRPPGDNVVILSHCNEEAMRNRDAKGPETVQETVAKSGADVANSQRLLPIHTQFGMETILSSSLDIRNSCTLRSTNGNSNLLPISMHSQGVYRKDRQDRRSPEFVTGFNWDDEGHLMQGHFLSLLS from the exons ATGTCCCAAAACCCAGCGAAAAAGGCGGGTCCATCAGCATTAAATGAGAAAGTCTGTGACAAGCTGCGAGACCTCTTTGAGAATGGCCACTCACCAGCAACAGCCTTTGATGCCCTCAAGCACGACCTTCACCTACAGGAAGGGAAGAATTACATGAGAGCGAAGGCTGACAAGGACAATTTCCCCGATCTTCATTACTGCTTCAG ATTGTATGACGTGTTGTCTGTAGGGGAAGACAGGGGCCTAAGCAACCTGAAACTAAAGCGCAATGTAGAGGCTCTGGTGGAAGAGTTTAACAAAGCTGAGGGAGAGGTTTGTGCCGCTGTGAAAATGACTAAAAAGGATAGCGTGGTGGTAGCCCTCTGCACCCCTTTGATGAAGAGGGTTCATATCCATCTTGATAACTGTGGAGAGGTGTGTTTCCTTGACACCCCAAATGCCTCTTTTTCCACAGACTGTCAACCTTATTTCCTTATTAGTCACAGTATTGCTGGAGGGTTGCCATTAGGTGTTGCTATTATAAATAAAGTTAATGAAGACACACTCTTTGAGGCATTTGAACTTCTGAAAACTATTTTGCCTATAAATGCTTTTGGTGGGCGGAATCTTTTGGGACCCAAAATTGTCTTGACAAGGAGGTCTCAGCTGGAGCAAAATTCATTAGCACGGGCCTTTCCCTTAGTAACAACCATAGTGTGCTGCTTTCATCTCATCCAGTCTGTTTGGCACAGTATTCTGTTAAAAAATGTCAGATCAGACGAACACAGAGCAAGAATGATGAAACTTCTGAAGAACATGGTGCATGCAAACTCACAGGCAGAGATGTACCAGAGAATGATGGATATGGTAGATGACTCAGTTGTATCTCAGTACCCTTCTTTTAAGATGTATGTGATTAATGAGGTATATGGCTGTCGCGAAGACTGGTTCGACAGATGGGAAAAGCATGTGAACCTCCGAAGCACCTACTACAAGCACATCCTTACTCACAGTCGGCAGGTGCTTGGTGATAAGATAATGCACCGCTGTAGGACTTATAATATACCTCGGTTGTTCCATTTCTTCATGACACGGCTTGACAGCTACTACAGACATCGACTTGAGGGCATTATCCATAAAAAAATACTTATGCAGTCTTATAAGTATATGCCCATTGAAACTCTTTTGGATCATGATCAGAGTGTAAAG CTAAATGAAGATTACTATGTTGTCACCACCAAAGACAGCATGACAGAGAAGTACAGCCTTGATGTCTTTGCTTGCGTATGCTCCTGTAATGTAGGTCGCAAGGGGGGGCCTTGCCAGCATCAGGCGTCTGTGATCTGCAAGTACAATTTATTTTCCTTCATCCCTCACTTGAAATATGATGTGAACTTTCAAAAGTCCATGAAGTACATAGCAACAG gacATGACCTTCTTCCAAAGTACAAGTTACCTTACCATTTTGTCATGGACAGTGCACAGTTGATCAGCATCCGTGAGGAACCAATCTTTATTGACGTAGAGGAGGAGTCTCTACTTGTGGCATGTGCAGATGATGTTACTCCTGTGGATGAAGAGTGTGATATGATGGAAATCATAGATGACCTAAATGTCGACAGCAGTTGCGAAGATCCCTTGCAGATCAGTGGCATGGAAGAAGATCCAGAGTGCCTGATTGTGGAGGACATTCTGGCAAGGGATGACTGCATTTCACCGACACCACCGGCAGTTCGGGATAAAGTAATACTCCCTGACGACAGTATAACGGATGTTCTGGAACAAATAGAAGGGAATGAACAGCAGCCAGTCTCTGAAAGCCTGATCTTATGTCCTACAACAGAGAATGACACAAGTGAACATAGAGAAATAAGTTGTGCATCATCCCCAGTGCGAGATCAACCCATAGATGAATTACCCATTTCTTGTGAGAATGTTGAAGTCCTGGAGCCAATTGATGACATGAATCTTTTCTTAGATTTAGCGAACAGTATGGAGGAAATtccagagaaggaaaggaataccAGCCCAGAACCCATGAGTGATGTTACTGAATATAGTGAAGACATAGATATGGTAGCTATAAATAATTTGGATGATTCAGTGCATGTATCTGATAACACATTTCAGTCTTCAGAACCACTGTTTGTTGATGTTGAAATGGAAGTCTCTAGGGACTATCTCCAGTCACCCGAGCCAAACTGTAATGAAGTCAGTGATAGTGGCACTGATGTACCTTCAGAGCAAGTGACTGGTATGGCAGAAGTTACAGATCCCTTAGGAACTTTGCCTTCACCTGAAGAACGGCTGTCCTTAGCAATCAAGGCTGTCaatgaggagaagagaatgaaacgTAGCAAAAATCCAGCCAGAG ATGTGCTTAAGAAGTTTAGAGCAGCTTGCCAGAAGATCATAGAGAAGGCAGAGGGGAATAGAGTACTCTTGCTTCCTGCCTTGTCCATCTTTGCCAAGTTCACTGAGAAAATTGCAACAGATCTTCAGCTAGCTCTTGCACTCTACAAATTTGCAGGATTCATTGATGGTACAGATGTTGGGCAGCATCCAACCCAGCAGGAGAACCATACtttggaggcagaggagagacagCGTCAGCTACTgatgaggttggagagagagagcacaatgcGTCCACGGAAGAAACGAGGGAATTCAGAGGAGGAGCAGCCAGGCCATCAGTCAAGTATATGGATAGAGTTGCCACAAACACAACAGCATCAGCAAGaagggcaacaacaacaacagcatcagcaagaagggcaacaacaacaacagcatcagcaagaagggcaacaacaacaacagcatcagcaagaagggcaacaacaacaacagcatcagcaagaagggcaagaacaacaacagcatcagcaagaagggcaacaacaacaacagcatcagcaagaagggcaacaacaacagcaagaaccacaacaagagcagcaacaacaacaagaacaggagcaccaacaagaacaagaacaactacaacaagaacagaagcagcatcaacatcaacatcaacatcaacatcaacaacaacatcaacaacagcttcaacaacaacatcaacaacaacaacaacaacatcatcatcaacagcaacaacatcaacaacagcaacatcatcaacagcaacagcaacaacatcaacaacatcatcatcaacagcaagaacaacaacaacaacaacaacagcagcagcagcagcagcagcagcagaggcAGCAGCAACTGAATGATAATATCACGTATGGGAGCACACACATTACAGTGTTGAAGAAAAATAGTACTTTGGATGCAAAAACAGTATATGTCACCTATGAATGTCATACGGACCCAGTCACTCcccatatatgtgtttttttagcCCCAGTGTCATTTGTAATTAAGAAAGGTATTCATGCCCCAAAGAAAACTTACAGTGAGTCAGTGGGAGAACAAGAAATTACAAGGGAAAAAGAGGGTAATGctagagaaaatgataatgctttTTGTGTAAATACTGATCAgtcagagatacacagagaggaaataagaaattcCTCTGAAACTAGTCAATTAGTCTTAGGCAAAGAACCGTTACAAAGACCACCTGGAGACAATGTGGTAATCCTGAGTCATTGCAATGAAGAAGCTATGAGGAATAGGGATGCAAAAGGCCCTGAAACAGTGCAAGAAACAGTCGCGAAGAGTGGTGCAGACGTAGCCAACAGCCAAAGGCTGCttcccatacacacacagtttGGGATGGAGACAATCCTTTCTTCATCGTTAGACATTAGGAATTCTTGTACCTTGAGAAGCACAAACGGTAACTCGAATCTATTGCCTATTAGCATGCATTCACAAGGAGTttacagaaaagacagacaggacagaaGAAGCCCAGAGTTTGTTACAGGGTTTAATTGGGATGATGAGGGACATCTGATGCAAGGTCATTTTTTATCCTTACTTAGCTGA